TCTCTTCCTTCTGGCTGAGGGAGCGGAAGGCGTGGGACTTGGCTGCCATGGCCGCGTCGGGAATGATCAGCGGGTTGTTCGCCGCGTCCGGATCGATCTTGGCCAGCTCCGCCTTCACACCGTCGACGGGGCACACGTAGTTGATGTACGCGGCGAGTTCGGCGGCCGGCTTCGGCTCGTAGTAGTAGTCGATGAGCCGTTCGGCGTTGGTCTTGTGCCGGGCCTTGTTCGGGATCAGCAGGTTGTCGGTCGAGGTCATGTAGCCGCTGTCCGGGATGACGAAGTCGACGTCCGGGGTGTCGGCCTTGAGCTGGACGACGTCACCGGCCCACGCGATACAGGCCGCCAGGTCGCCCTTGGTGAGGTCGGAGGTGTAGTCGTTGCCGGTGAAGCGGCGGATCTGGCCCTTGTCGACGGCCTTCTGGAGGCGGGCTGTCGCCGCGTCGTAGTCGTCGTCGCCGAACTTCGCCGGGTCCTTGCCCATGTCGAGCAGGGTCATCCCGATGCTGTCGCGCATCTCGGAGAGGAAGCCGATGCGCCCCTTCAGCTTCGGGTTGTCGAGCATGTCGGAGACGGACCTCACCTCCTCCCCGTCGAGGGCCTTCCGGTTGAAGGCGATGACGGTCGAGATGCCCTGCCAGGGATACGAGTAGGCCCGCCCCGGGTCCCAGTCCGGGCTGCGGAACTGCTGCGAGAGGTTCATGAAGGCGTGCGGCAGGTTGGACGCGTCCAGTTTCTGGACCCACCCGAAGCGGATCAGCCGGGCGGCGAGCCAGTCGGTGACGCAGATGAGGTCGCGTCCGGTGTCCTGGCCGGCGGCGAGCTGCGGCTTGATCTTGCCGAAGAACTCGACGTTGTCGTTGATGTCCTCGGTGTAGTCGACCTTGATGCCGGTGCGCCGGGTGAACTGGTCCAGGCTGGGATGGCGCTTGCCGCTGTCGTCGACGTCCATGTACTCGGTCCAGTTGGAGAAGTTGACCTCCTTCTCCTTGGCCGAGTGGTCCTCGGACGAGCCGCCCGAGGTGCTCTTCGCCGCGGGGATGCCGCAGGCGCTCAGCGCCCCGAGCCCGCCGACCGCGAGCGCGCCGCCCGTTCCGGCGCGCAGCAGTGAACGGCGGCTGAGCGCGGCCCTGCCGTCGGTGAGGCTGCGCCGCACGGCGGCCGCCTGGGCCGGTGAGAGGCGTTCGGGCTCGTACTGCTCCATGCGCGTGGTGCCCTTTCGGACGTGCCCTTTCGGGAGGGTGGGCGGGGACCGGCCGGGGTCGGGCGGCCGGTCCCCGGGCTGACTAGCGGTCCCCGAAGATCGTGCGGTGCCAGTCCTTCCTGGCGATCGCCGTATTGTCGAACATGACGTGCTTGATCTGCGTGTACTCCTCGAACGAGTACGCGGACATGTCCTTGCCGAAGCCGGACGCCTTGTAGCCGCCGTGCGGCATCTCGCTGATGATCGGAATGTGGTCGTTGACCCACACGCACCCGGCCTTGATCTCCCGGGTGGCGCGGCCCGTCCGGTACACGTCCCGGCTCCAGGCGGAGGCGGCGAGGCCGTACGGGGTGTCGTTGGCGAGGCGGATGCCCTCGTCGTCGCTGTCGAAGGGCAGGACCACGAGCACCGGGCCGAAGATCTCCGCCTGGACGATCTCGCTGTCCTGCGCGGCGTCCGCGATCAGCGTGGGCCGGTAGTACGCGCCGTTCTCCAGCTCGCCCCGGGGCGCTTCACCGCCGGTGACCACGCGCGCGTACCCGCGTGCCCGCTCGACGAAGGCGGCGACCCGGTCGCGCTGGACGTGCGAGATCAGCGGACCGAGGTCGGTGCCCGGGGCGAAGGGGTCGCCGAGCCGGACCGTCTCCATCAGGGCGGCCGTCCGTGCGACGAACTCCTCGTAGAGAGGCCGCTGCACGTACGCGCGCGTGGCGGCCGTGCAGTCCTGGCCGGTGTTGATGAGGGCGCCCGCGACCGCACCGTGGACGGCGGCCTCCAGGTCGGCGTCGTCGAAGACCACGAAGGGTGCCTTGCCGCCGAGCTCCAGGTGGATGCGCTTGACGGTGGCGGTGGCGATCTCGGCGACGCGCCTGCCGACGGCCGTGGACCCGGTGAAGGAGGTCATGACCACATCGGGATGGCCGACGAGGTGTTCGCCGGCCTCCTTGCCGGTGCCGGTGACGATGTTGATCACACCGTCGGGGATGCCCGCGTCCGTGGCGGCCTGCGCGAAGAGCAACGAGGTGAGCGGGGTCGGCTCGGCGGGCTTCAGCACGATCGTGTTGCCCGCGGCGATCGCCGGGAGGATCTTCCACGCGGCCATCTGGAGCGGATAGTTCCACGGCGCGATGGAACCGACGACCCCGATCGGCTCCCGGCGTACGTACGAGGTGTGGTCCCCGGAGTACTCGCCGGCCGACTGGCCCTGGAGGTG
The DNA window shown above is from Streptomyces akebiae and carries:
- a CDS encoding polyamine ABC transporter substrate-binding protein, with the protein product MEQYEPERLSPAQAAAVRRSLTDGRAALSRRSLLRAGTGGALAVGGLGALSACGIPAAKSTSGGSSEDHSAKEKEVNFSNWTEYMDVDDSGKRHPSLDQFTRRTGIKVDYTEDINDNVEFFGKIKPQLAAGQDTGRDLICVTDWLAARLIRFGWVQKLDASNLPHAFMNLSQQFRSPDWDPGRAYSYPWQGISTVIAFNRKALDGEEVRSVSDMLDNPKLKGRIGFLSEMRDSIGMTLLDMGKDPAKFGDDDYDAATARLQKAVDKGQIRRFTGNDYTSDLTKGDLAACIAWAGDVVQLKADTPDVDFVIPDSGYMTSTDNLLIPNKARHKTNAERLIDYYYEPKPAAELAAYINYVCPVDGVKAELAKIDPDAANNPLIIPDAAMAAKSHAFRSLSQKEETAYEEKFAKLTGA
- a CDS encoding gamma-aminobutyraldehyde dehydrogenase, with product MQNPGTATPDRFPAQDRFAVGAQFVAGRLTKGTSGRTHAVVDPATGDEVLTYELAGPDDVDAAVAAARAAFPGWAATTPGERSDALHRFAAVLADRAEEFARAESLQCGKPLKLTREFDVPGTIDNTAFFAGAARHLQGQSAGEYSGDHTSYVRREPIGVVGSIAPWNYPLQMAAWKILPAIAAGNTIVLKPAEPTPLTSLLFAQAATDAGIPDGVINIVTGTGKEAGEHLVGHPDVVMTSFTGSTAVGRRVAEIATATVKRIHLELGGKAPFVVFDDADLEAAVHGAVAGALINTGQDCTAATRAYVQRPLYEEFVARTAALMETVRLGDPFAPGTDLGPLISHVQRDRVAAFVERARGYARVVTGGEAPRGELENGAYYRPTLIADAAQDSEIVQAEIFGPVLVVLPFDSDDEGIRLANDTPYGLAASAWSRDVYRTGRATREIKAGCVWVNDHIPIISEMPHGGYKASGFGKDMSAYSFEEYTQIKHVMFDNTAIARKDWHRTIFGDR